From Microcoleus sp. FACHB-831:
AGTGGATGGACAACGACATAAGCGAATAAACTAAGCACTACCCAAATCAGACAAGTATTAATTGAAACATTTTCTGTTATGTGAGGAAGAGGAATCACTCGAAATATGAGTTCCTCAGCTACACCAGGAAAAAAGAAGCATACGACTGCGGCGCTGATCAGCTTATGAATTGGTAAATTTGGTTTGCTAATCTTGAGAAATCCACTTGGAAGTCCTAGGGTTAAGCAAACTATAGCAGTAATGAATACGAGCAACAGTGCTATCAACCAGCTTTCTATATTAGGAATGATTGAGAATGCAGAGGCGATTCTGAAAAGCAGTAAATCAAAAAACTTCATTGTCTAATAAAAAACACATATTTATACAACTTATATTATCTACTTCAAATGCCTCAATGTGAAATCTAGAAACTGAGAGACCAGGGTAAACGCATCTAAATGTGGGTCAGACTTGTGATACTATTCGAGGCTGACCGTTTGACGATTTTCCTGCCACCATGAGCTTCAGCCTGGAAGCAAGCATCCTTAAGTATTTTGGGAAGCTGAAAGACCCCAGAATCGAGCGTAGCAAACACCATCCATTGATTAGTATCG
This genomic window contains:
- a CDS encoding type II CAAX prenyl endopeptidase Rce1 family protein — translated: MKFFDLLLFRIASAFSIIPNIESWLIALLLVFITAIVCLTLGLPSGFLKISKPNLPIHKLISAAVVCFFFPGVAEELIFRVIPLPHITENVSINTCLIWVVLSLFAYVVVHPLNGLTFYKRALPVFTRPIFLVSVSVLGIACTVSYLQSGSIWTAVIIHWSIVVSWLFIFNGYQELNPKKTLRSS